A single region of the Lentimicrobiaceae bacterium genome encodes:
- a CDS encoding alpha-amylase translates to MKRISYPALFLFMLLLSACNSEVKQAITNGPPDWSKNVIWYQIFVERFNNGDTSNDPTISSISTPSASFPVPDDWAITPWTSDWYTQESWAAKTGRELRETMQHRRYGGDIQGILDKLDYLEDLGITAIYLNPINDAPSLHKYDARNYHHIDINFGPDPEGDLAIMATENPGDPGTWKWTSADKLFLKLVDELHKRNIKVIVDYSWNHTGVLFWAWQDLIKNQQNSPYKDWYEVLSYDDPSTPQNEFNYKGWLNIMSLPELKKVNVRGERISGHPYEGNMNEGAKKHIFDVTQRWLAPDGDISKGIDGYRLDVADQIPMGFWRDYRKFVKEINQEAYLVGEIWWEKWPDNLMNPAPYANSEIFDAVMFYQAYRPARGFFASAEPLADAQQLADSLTMEWNRLEEPFRYSMMCVNATHDSPRLLSCFANKGKYKYHASPYEDSNYISGRPDPETYQRVKLYLAHQFTSIGSPHIWNGDEFGMWGGDDPDERKPLWWDNLTFTQETRTNIQPGPKSFDNVEFNSEMLAYYKKLIKIRKENQVLSDGKLEFVQSKGKILIYKRFNNTDLVYALFNTGDASVKVNLDEKSKYTNLLDGLSYPSEEIELGPMSALILKRD, encoded by the coding sequence ATGAAAAGAATATCTTATCCGGCACTTTTTTTATTTATGCTGTTGTTATCAGCATGTAACTCGGAAGTAAAACAAGCCATTACAAATGGCCCACCCGACTGGTCAAAAAATGTAATCTGGTATCAGATATTTGTAGAGCGTTTTAACAATGGAGACACAAGTAACGACCCGACAATTTCATCCATTTCAACGCCTTCAGCATCGTTTCCTGTGCCCGATGACTGGGCCATAACCCCATGGACATCTGATTGGTACACACAGGAAAGCTGGGCAGCAAAAACCGGTCGCGAGCTAAGAGAAACCATGCAGCACCGCCGGTATGGAGGTGATATACAAGGCATTCTTGACAAGCTTGATTATCTTGAAGATTTGGGCATCACTGCTATTTATCTAAACCCTATTAACGATGCGCCTTCGCTTCACAAGTACGATGCAAGAAATTACCACCATATTGACATTAACTTCGGTCCCGACCCTGAAGGTGATTTGGCAATCATGGCAACTGAAAACCCGGGTGACCCAGGCACCTGGAAATGGACTTCGGCAGACAAACTCTTTCTTAAACTTGTAGACGAACTGCACAAACGCAACATTAAAGTAATTGTTGATTACTCATGGAATCATACCGGCGTACTATTCTGGGCATGGCAGGACTTAATCAAAAACCAACAAAACTCACCCTATAAAGATTGGTATGAAGTATTATCCTATGACGACCCTTCAACACCACAAAATGAATTTAATTACAAAGGCTGGCTGAACATTATGAGCCTTCCTGAACTAAAGAAAGTAAATGTGAGAGGCGAAAGAATCTCAGGCCATCCATATGAAGGAAACATGAATGAGGGTGCCAAAAAACATATTTTTGATGTCACACAGCGCTGGCTGGCTCCTGATGGAGACATTTCGAAAGGCATTGATGGATACCGCCTTGATGTGGCCGATCAAATTCCTATGGGATTCTGGCGCGATTACCGCAAATTTGTCAAAGAAATAAACCAGGAAGCATATCTGGTGGGCGAAATCTGGTGGGAAAAATGGCCGGATAATCTGATGAATCCGGCACCTTATGCAAATTCTGAAATTTTTGACGCTGTAATGTTTTATCAGGCATACCGGCCTGCAAGAGGCTTCTTTGCCTCAGCAGAACCCCTGGCAGATGCGCAACAACTTGCCGATAGCCTTACAATGGAATGGAACAGACTGGAAGAACCTTTCAGGTACTCAATGATGTGCGTTAATGCAACACATGACAGCCCCCGGTTACTTTCATGCTTTGCCAACAAAGGAAAATATAAATACCATGCATCGCCTTATGAAGACTCCAACTATATAAGCGGCCGGCCCGACCCGGAAACTTACCAAAGAGTAAAACTTTACCTGGCGCACCAATTTACCAGCATAGGAAGCCCACATATATGGAACGGCGATGAATTTGGAATGTGGGGTGGTGACGATCCTGATGAACGCAAGCCCTTGTGGTGGGACAACCTTACTTTTACACAGGAAACCAGAACAAACATTCAGCCAGGACCCAAATCATTTGACAATGTGGAATTTAACAGTGAAATGCTGGCCTATTACAAGAAACTCATCAAAATAAGGAAAGAAAACCAGGTACTGTCTGATGGAAAACTTGAATTTGTGCAGTCAAAAGGCAAAATATTGATTTATAAACGCTTTAATAACACTGACCTTGTTTATGCACTGTTCAACACAGGAGACGCATCTGTAAAAGTAAACCTGGATGAAAAGTCAAAGTATACCAATTTGCTTGATGGTTTATCCTACCCTTCAGAAGAGATTGAACTTGGTCCCATGTCGGCTTTGATTTTGAAAAGAGATTAA
- a CDS encoding LacI family DNA-binding transcriptional regulator, whose amino-acid sequence MKSNLISINDIARALGISPSTVSRALKDHPDISTETKRVVKEYADQVNYRPNALALSLKRQRSNTIGLVIPEIIHHFFSSIISGIEELAYAKGYRLIICQSNEDYKREVINTQVLLDNRVDGILVSMSKSTEEHGHFKDLIDSGIPLVFFDRVCEEVETDRVVTADFEGALIATSHLIERGCKKILHLASPQHLLIGKLRKEGYLKALYNYNISQHDSYIMQCDTRQEVYGLKDKILKLAPEIDGIFAVNDFTAIAVMQVLQENGYKIPDDIAVTGFGNDPIASIAHPPLTTVEQRGFEMGRQAVEILIRRIENPATFIEFQTRVIPVSIEKRASS is encoded by the coding sequence ATGAAATCGAACTTAATCTCGATAAACGACATAGCCCGGGCATTAGGAATCTCACCTTCCACTGTATCAAGAGCCCTCAAGGATCATCCTGATATCAGCACTGAGACCAAACGTGTTGTAAAGGAATATGCCGATCAGGTTAATTACAGGCCCAATGCATTGGCATTAAGCCTTAAAAGGCAGCGTTCGAATACCATTGGATTGGTTATTCCGGAAATTATTCACCACTTTTTCTCCTCCATCATTAGCGGAATTGAAGAACTTGCTTATGCAAAGGGATACAGATTAATCATTTGTCAGTCAAATGAAGATTATAAACGAGAAGTCATCAATACACAGGTATTACTGGATAACAGAGTTGATGGTATACTTGTATCAATGAGCAAAAGCACCGAGGAGCATGGCCATTTCAAAGACTTAATTGACAGTGGCATTCCTTTGGTTTTTTTCGACAGGGTATGTGAAGAAGTAGAAACCGACCGCGTAGTTACAGCTGATTTTGAAGGTGCTCTCATTGCCACCAGCCATTTGATTGAACGTGGATGCAAAAAAATTCTGCATCTTGCCTCTCCTCAACATTTATTGATTGGAAAGTTAAGGAAAGAAGGATACCTGAAAGCTTTATACAACTACAATATCAGTCAACATGATTCCTACATCATGCAATGTGACACCCGCCAGGAAGTATATGGCCTTAAAGATAAAATCTTAAAACTGGCACCTGAAATTGACGGAATATTTGCTGTAAATGACTTTACCGCCATTGCTGTGATGCAGGTATTGCAGGAAAATGGGTACAAAATCCCTGATGATATTGCGGTTACCGGCTTTGGGAATGATCCGATTGCCAGTATAGCTCACCCTCCTTTAACTACGGTTGAACAAAGAGGTTTTGAAATGGGCCGCCAGGCGGTTGAAATACTTATCAGAAGAATTGAGAACCCGGCTACCTTTATAGAATTTCAAACGAGAGTAATTCCTGTTTCCATTGAAAAACGCGCTTCGAGCTGA
- a CDS encoding TonB-dependent receptor produces the protein MKKHSTLLKVLFLFLSLTFAYQGFAQGVRISGKVTDANDGKTMPGVTIAVKNTTTGTITDIDGSFSINVDKGATLVFSFIGYNTQEVVVGDKTSINIVMVPSVTTLEEAVVIGYGTVKKSDATGSVAVVSSKDFNRGAITSPQELLVGKTTGVVITSNGGAPGSGATIRIRGGSSLNASNDPLIVIDGIPVDNTGISGSANPLASINPNDIESFTVLKDASATAIYGSRASNGVIIITTKKGASAGGKKMAINYNGAFSLNTVPNTLEVFSGDDFKVLVNELKDKGFSGLSDKSVKRLGTANTDWQNEIYRSSFTQDHNLSIAGNASKLPYRASVGYTNQDGILKETNMNRLSGAFNLSPVLLNDHLKVDLNFKGSQSKYEFSNTGAVGSAVAYDPTQPVMNGNTRFGGYHTWVNLADTLEDGSMNPNGYPNPIGVSNPVALLNQTTNNSTVNRYLGNAQFEYKFHFLPELKANLNMGFDKSSSDGINNAPNEAAWTFRQGIGQKIDYTQEKNMELLDFYLNYVKELPSIKSKIDATAGYSWQHFKREGDNYSRNGDETVVQDSTQYINENYLVSFFGRLNYTLNDRYLLTVTLRDDGSSRFSEDTRWGLFPAVAFAWRIKDEGFASKLQNLSDLKLRLGYGVTGQQNIGDNFRDYYPYLATYVISEPTAYYQFGSNFYPTLRPNPYDANLKWETTTTYNVGLDFGFYDNRVTGAIDYYFRQTEDLIGYIPIAVGSNFSNYLTTNVGSLENKGVELMIDVKPVITKDLLWTVGYNVSYNKNEITKISLNDDPEYSGVPVGGISGGVGNFIQNNNVGFPANSFYVYQQVYDDNGMPIEGLYIDRSGQGGNIAGNELNKYHYEKPAPDFVMGLSSTLRYKKFDAALSARVNIGNYVYNNVASDRAVYSSLYNQSGYFNNLPTQVNNTKFNTPQYWSDFYIENASFFRLDNVSVGYNFNELFNQKIDARFSFTVQNAFVITKYNGLDPEVDGGIDNNFYPRARTFVFGVNLNL, from the coding sequence ATGAAGAAGCATTCTACATTGCTGAAAGTTCTGTTTCTTTTTCTGAGTCTGACTTTTGCTTACCAGGGTTTCGCCCAGGGAGTCAGGATTTCAGGGAAGGTTACAGATGCAAACGATGGTAAAACCATGCCTGGGGTTACCATTGCTGTAAAAAACACTACAACAGGCACGATTACAGATATTGATGGAAGTTTTTCCATTAATGTTGATAAAGGTGCAACACTTGTGTTTTCATTTATTGGTTACAACACCCAGGAAGTTGTTGTAGGCGACAAAACTAGCATTAACATTGTGATGGTTCCCTCTGTTACAACACTTGAAGAAGCAGTTGTAATCGGATATGGTACTGTTAAAAAAAGTGATGCTACCGGTTCGGTTGCTGTTGTTTCCTCTAAGGATTTTAACCGCGGAGCTATTACTTCTCCCCAGGAGTTGCTGGTAGGTAAAACTACCGGTGTGGTTATTACATCCAACGGAGGTGCGCCGGGCTCAGGAGCAACTATCCGCATCAGGGGAGGATCTTCTCTCAATGCCAGTAATGATCCTTTGATTGTTATAGATGGTATTCCGGTTGACAACACCGGGATTTCAGGTTCTGCTAACCCACTGGCTTCTATTAACCCCAATGATATTGAATCATTTACAGTATTAAAAGACGCTTCTGCAACCGCTATTTACGGTTCAAGAGCTTCGAATGGTGTCATTATCATTACCACCAAAAAAGGAGCTTCAGCCGGTGGTAAGAAAATGGCCATCAATTACAATGGCGCATTTTCGCTCAATACTGTACCCAATACATTAGAAGTATTCTCAGGTGATGACTTTAAAGTATTGGTTAACGAATTGAAAGATAAAGGCTTTTCAGGCTTAAGCGATAAATCTGTAAAACGTTTGGGAACTGCAAATACCGACTGGCAGAATGAAATCTATCGTTCTTCCTTTACTCAGGATCATAACCTGAGCATCGCAGGCAATGCAAGCAAGCTTCCTTACAGAGCTTCTGTGGGTTATACCAATCAGGATGGTATTTTGAAAGAAACCAATATGAACCGTCTTTCAGGCGCATTTAACCTGAGTCCGGTTTTATTGAATGATCATCTGAAAGTTGACCTCAATTTTAAAGGAAGTCAGTCTAAATATGAATTCAGTAACACAGGGGCTGTTGGTTCTGCAGTAGCTTATGATCCTACTCAGCCGGTAATGAATGGAAATACCCGTTTTGGCGGATATCACACATGGGTTAATCTGGCCGATACACTGGAAGATGGTTCAATGAATCCTAATGGTTATCCTAACCCAATCGGAGTGAGCAATCCTGTTGCTTTACTGAATCAAACAACCAACAATTCAACGGTAAACCGTTACCTTGGTAATGCTCAGTTTGAATATAAATTCCATTTCCTGCCCGAATTAAAAGCCAATTTAAATATGGGTTTTGATAAATCGAGCAGCGATGGTATAAATAATGCCCCGAACGAAGCAGCCTGGACATTCCGTCAGGGTATTGGTCAAAAAATTGACTACACCCAGGAAAAAAATATGGAGTTGTTGGATTTTTACCTGAATTATGTGAAGGAATTGCCTTCAATCAAAAGTAAAATTGATGCTACTGCTGGTTATTCATGGCAACATTTCAAAAGAGAAGGCGACAATTACTCACGCAACGGAGATGAAACGGTTGTTCAGGACAGTACACAGTACATCAATGAAAACTACCTCGTTTCTTTCTTTGGAAGGTTAAATTATACACTTAACGACAGATATTTACTTACTGTTACTTTACGTGATGACGGTTCATCCCGTTTTTCAGAAGATACACGCTGGGGTTTGTTCCCTGCAGTAGCTTTTGCCTGGAGGATAAAAGATGAAGGATTTGCCAGCAAACTCCAGAATCTGTCAGACCTGAAATTGCGCCTGGGTTATGGTGTTACCGGACAGCAGAATATTGGCGATAACTTCAGGGATTATTATCCATACCTGGCCACTTATGTCATAAGCGAACCTACTGCTTATTATCAGTTTGGCAGTAACTTCTATCCTACACTCCGTCCGAATCCTTATGATGCAAATCTGAAATGGGAAACAACCACAACCTATAATGTTGGTCTCGACTTTGGATTCTACGATAACAGAGTAACCGGAGCCATTGATTATTATTTCAGACAAACTGAAGATCTGATCGGATATATTCCCATCGCAGTTGGAAGTAACTTCTCCAATTACTTGACTACCAATGTTGGAAGTCTTGAGAATAAGGGAGTTGAACTGATGATTGATGTGAAACCTGTTATTACCAAAGATCTCTTATGGACTGTTGGTTACAATGTTTCATACAACAAAAATGAGATTACAAAAATTTCATTGAATGACGATCCTGAATATTCAGGTGTTCCTGTTGGAGGAATCAGTGGAGGTGTTGGTAATTTTATTCAGAACAACAATGTTGGCTTCCCTGCAAACTCGTTTTATGTTTATCAGCAAGTATATGATGATAACGGAATGCCTATTGAAGGACTGTACATCGACCGTAGCGGTCAGGGCGGAAATATTGCAGGTAATGAGTTGAATAAATATCATTACGAAAAACCTGCCCCTGATTTTGTTATGGGACTTTCTTCCACACTCAGATATAAGAAGTTTGACGCTGCTTTATCGGCAAGGGTTAACATTGGCAACTACGTTTACAATAATGTAGCTTCCGACAGAGCTGTTTACAGCAGTCTTTACAATCAGTCAGGCTATTTCAATAACCTGCCAACACAGGTAAATAATACCAAATTCAACACACCTCAGTACTGGTCTGATTTTTATATTGAGAACGCTTCATTCTTCCGTCTCGATAACGTTAGTGTTGGTTACAATTTTAACGAATTGTTCAACCAGAAGATCGATGCACGTTTTAGTTTCACGGTGCAGAATGCTTTTGTTATAACCAAATATAACGGATTGGATCCTGAGGTAGATGGTGGAATCGATAACAATTTTTATCCTCGTGCACGTACGTTTGTTTTCGGTGTAAACTTAAACCTCTAA